From Yersinia hibernica, a single genomic window includes:
- the cspE gene encoding transcription antiterminator/RNA stability regulator CspE — MSNKMTGLVKWFDAGKGFGFITPADGSKDVFVHFSAIQSNDFKTLDEGQKVEFSIESGAKGPAAVNVVAL; from the coding sequence ATGTCTAATAAGATGACTGGTTTAGTAAAATGGTTTGACGCTGGTAAAGGTTTTGGTTTCATTACTCCTGCTGACGGCAGCAAAGATGTATTCGTACACTTCTCTGCTATCCAGAGCAATGATTTCAAAACATTAGATGAAGGTCAAAAAGTTGAGTTCTCTATCGAGAGCGGCGCTAAAGGCCCAGCAGCGGTAAACGTAGTCGCTCTGTAA